From one Mytilus trossulus isolate FHL-02 chromosome 10, PNRI_Mtr1.1.1.hap1, whole genome shotgun sequence genomic stretch:
- the LOC134687607 gene encoding xaa-Pro aminopeptidase 1-like isoform X6: MHHLNIIIGISIAISFAEAVPVLDHSHHRYKRNNGLKTQSPDDRDSCKPGVASPVTRVNTTERLKALRDLFTGNGIDGYIIPSGDAHQSEYPSDYDLRRGYISGFSGSAGTAIVLKTKAALWTDGRYYLAAEDELDCNWILMRAGESDTPTMTQWLIDNLGATNGTVGASPFFTSSSSWLSMESTLKEGTVNMKQVTNDLIDQIWTTGRPSEPNSTINALPMEYAGRSWQDKITDMHTAMAEQNVDTLIVTGLDETAWLFNLRAKDIAFNPFFISYAIVDRKNSKTRLFLNHKNRKLTENSTDDATKQKLHIHLNTGNTGDCNGMSGTCVEVVDYSTMLTEVQNINTDSSISQVWVAFQCNYALYSALSSKKVHQANTPAALIKTRKNAVEQQGMRNSHIRDAVALITFIANLEKTMKDGTKEWTEVSAALDLKEHRLDGTTDVTRTFHFGTPTDYQKECYTRVLMGQVDLARFKFYKGPHGPYGREIDAIARRPLWDVGLEYRHGTGHGIGSYLSVHEGPGRISLSHASFASDEKLDEFMFFSDEPGYYEAGQFGIRLENIVMVTEAETTYNFMNSTFLTFETVTLVPYEPNLIDYDLLSPEQIQWINTYHSTVQKKIGPLVSSDPVASEWLSSRTQIVMGRTNMGDNLHTNLAFLVLCAILTTIL; the protein is encoded by the exons ATGCATCACCTAAATATTATAATTGGAATATCTATAGCAATCAGTTTTGCAG AGGCTGTTCCTGTTTTAGACCATTCTCATCACCGATACAAAAGAAACAATGGATTGAAAACTCAATCTCCTGATGACCGGGACAGTTGTAAGCCAGGTGTA GCTTCTCCTGTAACTAGAGTGAACACCACAGAAAGATTGAAAGCATTAAGAGACTTGTTTACTGGTAATGGAATTGATGGCTATATTATACCCTCAGGAGATGCTCATCAG AGTGAATATCCCTCAGATTATGATCTTAGAAGAGGATACATCTCTGGGTTCAGTGGCTCAGCAG gaacTGCTATTGTCCTGAAGACGAAAGCAGCTCTATGGACAGATGGGAGATATTATCTAGCTGCTGAAGATGAACTGGACTGTAACTGGATACTAATGAGAGCAg GTGAAAGTGATACACCAACTATGACACAGTGGTTAATAGATAACCTTGGTGCCACAAATGGCACTGTTGGTGCTAGTCCTTTCTTTACAAGCAGTA GTTCCTGGTTGTCAATGGAGAGTACTTTAAAGGAAGGGACAGTTAATATGAAACAAGTTACAAATGATTTAATTGACCAGATTTGGACAACCGGCCGACCTTCTGAACCCAACAGTACAATAAATGCCTTACCTATGGAATATGCAG gACGTTCATGGCAAGATAAAATAACTGACATGCATACAGCTATGGCTGAACAGAATGTAGACACCTTGATTGTAACAGGACTTGATGAAACAGCAT ggtTGTTTAACTTAAGAGCTAAGGACATTGCCTTTAATCCTTTCTTCATATCATATGCTATTGTTGATagaaaaaacagtaaaacaag GCTTTTCTTGAATCATAAGAACAGAAAGTTAACAGAAAATTCAACAGATGATGCCACGAAGCAGAAACTTCATATACATCTTAATACAGGGAATACTGGTGATTGTAATGGTATGAGTGGAACCTGTGTAGAG GTAGTTGATTATAGCACAATGCTAACAGAAGTACAGAATATAAATACAGATTCTAGTATCAGTCAAGTTTGGGTGGCATTCCAATGTAATTATGCTCTATATTCAGCTCTTAGTTCAAAG aaagttCATCAAGCTAACACTCCAGCTGCCTTGATAAAGACCAGAAAGAATGCAGTAGAACAACAAGGAATGAGAAATTCACAT attagaGATGCAGTTGCACTGATTACCTTCATAgcaaatttagagaaaact ATGAAAGATGGTACAAAGGAATGGACAGAGGTATCAGCAGCATTAGACCTCAAAGAGCATAGATT GGATGGAACAACAGATGTGACAAGAACATTCCATTTTGGTACTCCTACAGACTACCAGAAA GAATGTTACACTCGTGTCCTCATGGGTCAGGTTGACCTGGCCAGATTTAAGTTTTACAAGGGGCCCCATGGTCCCTATG gaCGTGAAATTGATGCAATAGCCAGAAGACCATTATGGGATGTAGGTTTAGAATACAGACATGGCACAGGGCATGGTATAGGGTCATATCTCAGTGTACATGAAG gTCCAGGAAGAATTTCCCTATCTCATGCCAGTTTTGCTAGTGATGAGAAGCTGGATGAGTTTATGTTTTTCTCTGATG agCCTGGTTATTATGAAGCTGGCCAATTTGGTATCAGATTAGAAAATATTGTCATGGTAACAGAGGCAGAAACTACA TACAACTTTATGAACAGTACCTTTCTGACATTTGAAACAGTTACTCTGGTACCCTATGAACCAAACTTGATTGACTATGATTTGTTGAGTCCAGAACAG ATTCAATGGATAAATACATACCATTCGAcagtacagaaaaaaatagGTCCTTTGGTCAGCAGTGATCCAGTTGCATCAGAATGGTTGAGTTCTCGAACACAGATAGTAATGGGACGTACAAACATGGGAGATAATCTTCATACAAACTTAGCCTTCCTCGTATTGTGTGCTATACTGACaacaatattgtaa
- the LOC134687607 gene encoding xaa-Pro aminopeptidase 1-like isoform X1, producing MHHLNIIIGISIAISFAEAVPVLDHSHHRYKRNNGLKTQSPDDRDSCKPGVASPVTRVNTTERLKALRDLFTGNGIDGYIIPSGDAHQSEYPSDYDLRRGYISGFSGSAGTAIVLKTKAALWTDGRYYLAAEDELDCNWILMRAGESDTPTMTQWLIDNLGATNGTVGASPFFTSSSSWLSMESTLKEGTVNMKQVTNDLIDQIWTTGRPSEPNSTINALPMEYAGRSWQDKITDMHTAMAEQNVDTLIVTGLDETAWLFNLRAKDIAFNPFFISYAIVDRKNSKTRLFLNHKNRKLTENSTDDATKQKLHIHLNTGNTGDCNGMSGTCVEVVDYSTMLTEVQNINTDSSISQVWVAFQCNYALYSALSSKKVHQANTPAALIKTRKNAVEQQGMRNSHIRDAVALITFIANLEKTMKDGTKEWTEVSAALDLKEHRFNAAHNRGLSFPSISGSGPNGAVIHYFPTPATDRKLSVNEMYLLDSGGQYLDGTTDVTRTFHFGTPTDYQKECYTRVLMGQVDLARFKFYKGPHGPYGREIDAIARRPLWDVGLEYRHGTGHGIGSYLSVHEGPGRISLSHASFASDEKLDEFMFFSDEPGYYEAGQFGIRLENIVMVTEAETTYNFMNSTFLTFETVTLVPYEPNLIDYDLLSPEQIQWINTYHSTVQKKIGPLVSSDPVASEWLSSRTQIVMGRTNMGDNLHTNLAFLVLCAILTTIL from the exons ATGCATCACCTAAATATTATAATTGGAATATCTATAGCAATCAGTTTTGCAG AGGCTGTTCCTGTTTTAGACCATTCTCATCACCGATACAAAAGAAACAATGGATTGAAAACTCAATCTCCTGATGACCGGGACAGTTGTAAGCCAGGTGTA GCTTCTCCTGTAACTAGAGTGAACACCACAGAAAGATTGAAAGCATTAAGAGACTTGTTTACTGGTAATGGAATTGATGGCTATATTATACCCTCAGGAGATGCTCATCAG AGTGAATATCCCTCAGATTATGATCTTAGAAGAGGATACATCTCTGGGTTCAGTGGCTCAGCAG gaacTGCTATTGTCCTGAAGACGAAAGCAGCTCTATGGACAGATGGGAGATATTATCTAGCTGCTGAAGATGAACTGGACTGTAACTGGATACTAATGAGAGCAg GTGAAAGTGATACACCAACTATGACACAGTGGTTAATAGATAACCTTGGTGCCACAAATGGCACTGTTGGTGCTAGTCCTTTCTTTACAAGCAGTA GTTCCTGGTTGTCAATGGAGAGTACTTTAAAGGAAGGGACAGTTAATATGAAACAAGTTACAAATGATTTAATTGACCAGATTTGGACAACCGGCCGACCTTCTGAACCCAACAGTACAATAAATGCCTTACCTATGGAATATGCAG gACGTTCATGGCAAGATAAAATAACTGACATGCATACAGCTATGGCTGAACAGAATGTAGACACCTTGATTGTAACAGGACTTGATGAAACAGCAT ggtTGTTTAACTTAAGAGCTAAGGACATTGCCTTTAATCCTTTCTTCATATCATATGCTATTGTTGATagaaaaaacagtaaaacaag GCTTTTCTTGAATCATAAGAACAGAAAGTTAACAGAAAATTCAACAGATGATGCCACGAAGCAGAAACTTCATATACATCTTAATACAGGGAATACTGGTGATTGTAATGGTATGAGTGGAACCTGTGTAGAG GTAGTTGATTATAGCACAATGCTAACAGAAGTACAGAATATAAATACAGATTCTAGTATCAGTCAAGTTTGGGTGGCATTCCAATGTAATTATGCTCTATATTCAGCTCTTAGTTCAAAG aaagttCATCAAGCTAACACTCCAGCTGCCTTGATAAAGACCAGAAAGAATGCAGTAGAACAACAAGGAATGAGAAATTCACAT attagaGATGCAGTTGCACTGATTACCTTCATAgcaaatttagagaaaact ATGAAAGATGGTACAAAGGAATGGACAGAGGTATCAGCAGCATTAGACCTCAAAGAGCATAGATT CAATGCTGCACATAACAGAGGTTTAAGTTTTCCAAGTATATCTGGAAGTGGACCTAATGGGGCAGTTATACATTATTTTCCGACACCAGCTACTGATAGGAAATTAAGTGTCAATGAAATGTATTTGTTAGATTCTGGTGGCCAGTATTT GGATGGAACAACAGATGTGACAAGAACATTCCATTTTGGTACTCCTACAGACTACCAGAAA GAATGTTACACTCGTGTCCTCATGGGTCAGGTTGACCTGGCCAGATTTAAGTTTTACAAGGGGCCCCATGGTCCCTATG gaCGTGAAATTGATGCAATAGCCAGAAGACCATTATGGGATGTAGGTTTAGAATACAGACATGGCACAGGGCATGGTATAGGGTCATATCTCAGTGTACATGAAG gTCCAGGAAGAATTTCCCTATCTCATGCCAGTTTTGCTAGTGATGAGAAGCTGGATGAGTTTATGTTTTTCTCTGATG agCCTGGTTATTATGAAGCTGGCCAATTTGGTATCAGATTAGAAAATATTGTCATGGTAACAGAGGCAGAAACTACA TACAACTTTATGAACAGTACCTTTCTGACATTTGAAACAGTTACTCTGGTACCCTATGAACCAAACTTGATTGACTATGATTTGTTGAGTCCAGAACAG ATTCAATGGATAAATACATACCATTCGAcagtacagaaaaaaatagGTCCTTTGGTCAGCAGTGATCCAGTTGCATCAGAATGGTTGAGTTCTCGAACACAGATAGTAATGGGACGTACAAACATGGGAGATAATCTTCATACAAACTTAGCCTTCCTCGTATTGTGTGCTATACTGACaacaatattgtaa
- the LOC134687607 gene encoding xaa-Pro aminopeptidase 1-like isoform X2, with protein sequence MHHLNIIIGISIAISFAEAVPVLDHSHHRYKRNNGLKTQSPDDRDSCKPGVASPVTRVNTTERLKALRDLFTGNGIDGYIIPSGDAHQSEYPSDYDLRRGYISGFSGSAGTAIVLKTKAALWTDGRYYLAAEDELDCNWILMRAGESDTPTMTQWLIDNLGATNGTVGASPFFTSSSSWLSMESTLKEGTVNMKQVTNDLIDQIWTTGRPSEPNSTINALPMEYAGRSWQDKITDMHTAMAEQNVDTLIVTGLDETAWLFNLRAKDIAFNPFFISYAIVDRKNSKTRLFLNHKNRKLTENSTDDATKQKLHIHLNTGNTGDCNGMSGTCVEVVDYSTMLTEVQNINTDSSISQVWVAFQCNYALYSALSSKKVHQANTPAALIKTRKNAVEQQGMRNSHIRDAVALITFIANLEKTMKDGTKEWTEVSAALDLKEHRLLKEKNRGLSFSSISAVGSNGAIIHYHPSADTDKKLSLNEMYLLDSGGQYLDGTTDVTRTFHFGTPTDYQKECYTRVLMGQVDLARFKFYKGPHGPYGREIDAIARRPLWDVGLEYRHGTGHGIGSYLSVHEGPGRISLSHASFASDEKLDEFMFFSDEPGYYEAGQFGIRLENIVMVTEAETTYNFMNSTFLTFETVTLVPYEPNLIDYDLLSPEQIQWINTYHSTVQKKIGPLVSSDPVASEWLSSRTQIVMGRTNMGDNLHTNLAFLVLCAILTTIL encoded by the exons ATGCATCACCTAAATATTATAATTGGAATATCTATAGCAATCAGTTTTGCAG AGGCTGTTCCTGTTTTAGACCATTCTCATCACCGATACAAAAGAAACAATGGATTGAAAACTCAATCTCCTGATGACCGGGACAGTTGTAAGCCAGGTGTA GCTTCTCCTGTAACTAGAGTGAACACCACAGAAAGATTGAAAGCATTAAGAGACTTGTTTACTGGTAATGGAATTGATGGCTATATTATACCCTCAGGAGATGCTCATCAG AGTGAATATCCCTCAGATTATGATCTTAGAAGAGGATACATCTCTGGGTTCAGTGGCTCAGCAG gaacTGCTATTGTCCTGAAGACGAAAGCAGCTCTATGGACAGATGGGAGATATTATCTAGCTGCTGAAGATGAACTGGACTGTAACTGGATACTAATGAGAGCAg GTGAAAGTGATACACCAACTATGACACAGTGGTTAATAGATAACCTTGGTGCCACAAATGGCACTGTTGGTGCTAGTCCTTTCTTTACAAGCAGTA GTTCCTGGTTGTCAATGGAGAGTACTTTAAAGGAAGGGACAGTTAATATGAAACAAGTTACAAATGATTTAATTGACCAGATTTGGACAACCGGCCGACCTTCTGAACCCAACAGTACAATAAATGCCTTACCTATGGAATATGCAG gACGTTCATGGCAAGATAAAATAACTGACATGCATACAGCTATGGCTGAACAGAATGTAGACACCTTGATTGTAACAGGACTTGATGAAACAGCAT ggtTGTTTAACTTAAGAGCTAAGGACATTGCCTTTAATCCTTTCTTCATATCATATGCTATTGTTGATagaaaaaacagtaaaacaag GCTTTTCTTGAATCATAAGAACAGAAAGTTAACAGAAAATTCAACAGATGATGCCACGAAGCAGAAACTTCATATACATCTTAATACAGGGAATACTGGTGATTGTAATGGTATGAGTGGAACCTGTGTAGAG GTAGTTGATTATAGCACAATGCTAACAGAAGTACAGAATATAAATACAGATTCTAGTATCAGTCAAGTTTGGGTGGCATTCCAATGTAATTATGCTCTATATTCAGCTCTTAGTTCAAAG aaagttCATCAAGCTAACACTCCAGCTGCCTTGATAAAGACCAGAAAGAATGCAGTAGAACAACAAGGAATGAGAAATTCACAT attagaGATGCAGTTGCACTGATTACCTTCATAgcaaatttagagaaaact ATGAAAGATGGTACAAAGGAATGGACAGAGGTATCAGCAGCATTAGACCTCAAAGAGCATAGATT attaaaagaaaaaaaccgaGGTTTGAGTTTTTCCAGTATTTCAGCTGTTGGTAGTAATGGAGCCATTATTCATTACCACCCGTCTGCAGACACAGACAAAAAGTTATCTCTCAATGAAATGTATCTTCTAGATTCTGGTGGTCAATATTT GGATGGAACAACAGATGTGACAAGAACATTCCATTTTGGTACTCCTACAGACTACCAGAAA GAATGTTACACTCGTGTCCTCATGGGTCAGGTTGACCTGGCCAGATTTAAGTTTTACAAGGGGCCCCATGGTCCCTATG gaCGTGAAATTGATGCAATAGCCAGAAGACCATTATGGGATGTAGGTTTAGAATACAGACATGGCACAGGGCATGGTATAGGGTCATATCTCAGTGTACATGAAG gTCCAGGAAGAATTTCCCTATCTCATGCCAGTTTTGCTAGTGATGAGAAGCTGGATGAGTTTATGTTTTTCTCTGATG agCCTGGTTATTATGAAGCTGGCCAATTTGGTATCAGATTAGAAAATATTGTCATGGTAACAGAGGCAGAAACTACA TACAACTTTATGAACAGTACCTTTCTGACATTTGAAACAGTTACTCTGGTACCCTATGAACCAAACTTGATTGACTATGATTTGTTGAGTCCAGAACAG ATTCAATGGATAAATACATACCATTCGAcagtacagaaaaaaatagGTCCTTTGGTCAGCAGTGATCCAGTTGCATCAGAATGGTTGAGTTCTCGAACACAGATAGTAATGGGACGTACAAACATGGGAGATAATCTTCATACAAACTTAGCCTTCCTCGTATTGTGTGCTATACTGACaacaatattgtaa
- the LOC134687607 gene encoding xaa-Pro aminopeptidase 1-like isoform X3: MHHLNIIIGISIAISFAEAVPVLDHSHHRYKRNNGLKTQSPDDRDSCKPGVASPVTRVNTTERLKALRDLFTGNGIDGYIIPSGDAHQSEYPSDYDLRRGYISGFSGSAGTAIVLKTKAALWTDGRYYLAAEDELDCNWILMRAGESDTPTMTQWLIDNLGATNGTVGASPFFTSSSSWLSMESTLKEGTVNMKQVTNDLIDQIWTTGRPSEPNSTINALPMEYAGRSWQDKITDMHTAMAEQNVDTLIVTGLDETAWLFNLRAKDIAFNPFFISYAIVDRKNSKTRLFLNHKNRKLTENSTDDATKQKLHIHLNTGNTGDCNGMSGTCVEVVDYSTMLTEVQNINTDSSISQVWVAFQCNYALYSALSSKKVHQANTPAALIKTRKNAVEQQGMRNSHIRDAVALITFIANLEKTMKDGTKEWTEVSAALDLKEHRFNAAHNRGLSFPSISGSGPNGAVIHYFPTPATDRKLSVNEMYLLDSGGQYLDGTTDVTRTFHFGTPTDYQKECYTRVLMGQVDLARILFPNTLYGREIDAIARRPLWDVGLEYRHGTGHGIGSYLSVHEGPGRISLSHASFASDEKLDEFMFFSDEPGYYEAGQFGIRLENIVMVTEAETTYNFMNSTFLTFETVTLVPYEPNLIDYDLLSPEQIQWINTYHSTVQKKIGPLVSSDPVASEWLSSRTQIVMGRTNMGDNLHTNLAFLVLCAILTTIL, encoded by the exons ATGCATCACCTAAATATTATAATTGGAATATCTATAGCAATCAGTTTTGCAG AGGCTGTTCCTGTTTTAGACCATTCTCATCACCGATACAAAAGAAACAATGGATTGAAAACTCAATCTCCTGATGACCGGGACAGTTGTAAGCCAGGTGTA GCTTCTCCTGTAACTAGAGTGAACACCACAGAAAGATTGAAAGCATTAAGAGACTTGTTTACTGGTAATGGAATTGATGGCTATATTATACCCTCAGGAGATGCTCATCAG AGTGAATATCCCTCAGATTATGATCTTAGAAGAGGATACATCTCTGGGTTCAGTGGCTCAGCAG gaacTGCTATTGTCCTGAAGACGAAAGCAGCTCTATGGACAGATGGGAGATATTATCTAGCTGCTGAAGATGAACTGGACTGTAACTGGATACTAATGAGAGCAg GTGAAAGTGATACACCAACTATGACACAGTGGTTAATAGATAACCTTGGTGCCACAAATGGCACTGTTGGTGCTAGTCCTTTCTTTACAAGCAGTA GTTCCTGGTTGTCAATGGAGAGTACTTTAAAGGAAGGGACAGTTAATATGAAACAAGTTACAAATGATTTAATTGACCAGATTTGGACAACCGGCCGACCTTCTGAACCCAACAGTACAATAAATGCCTTACCTATGGAATATGCAG gACGTTCATGGCAAGATAAAATAACTGACATGCATACAGCTATGGCTGAACAGAATGTAGACACCTTGATTGTAACAGGACTTGATGAAACAGCAT ggtTGTTTAACTTAAGAGCTAAGGACATTGCCTTTAATCCTTTCTTCATATCATATGCTATTGTTGATagaaaaaacagtaaaacaag GCTTTTCTTGAATCATAAGAACAGAAAGTTAACAGAAAATTCAACAGATGATGCCACGAAGCAGAAACTTCATATACATCTTAATACAGGGAATACTGGTGATTGTAATGGTATGAGTGGAACCTGTGTAGAG GTAGTTGATTATAGCACAATGCTAACAGAAGTACAGAATATAAATACAGATTCTAGTATCAGTCAAGTTTGGGTGGCATTCCAATGTAATTATGCTCTATATTCAGCTCTTAGTTCAAAG aaagttCATCAAGCTAACACTCCAGCTGCCTTGATAAAGACCAGAAAGAATGCAGTAGAACAACAAGGAATGAGAAATTCACAT attagaGATGCAGTTGCACTGATTACCTTCATAgcaaatttagagaaaact ATGAAAGATGGTACAAAGGAATGGACAGAGGTATCAGCAGCATTAGACCTCAAAGAGCATAGATT CAATGCTGCACATAACAGAGGTTTAAGTTTTCCAAGTATATCTGGAAGTGGACCTAATGGGGCAGTTATACATTATTTTCCGACACCAGCTACTGATAGGAAATTAAGTGTCAATGAAATGTATTTGTTAGATTCTGGTGGCCAGTATTT GGATGGAACAACAGATGTGACAAGAACATTCCATTTTGGTACTCCTACAGACTACCAGAAA GAGTGTTACACTAGAGTATTGATGGGACAAGTTGATTTAGCTCGCATTTTATTTCCTAACACTTTATATG gaCGTGAAATTGATGCAATAGCCAGAAGACCATTATGGGATGTAGGTTTAGAATACAGACATGGCACAGGGCATGGTATAGGGTCATATCTCAGTGTACATGAAG gTCCAGGAAGAATTTCCCTATCTCATGCCAGTTTTGCTAGTGATGAGAAGCTGGATGAGTTTATGTTTTTCTCTGATG agCCTGGTTATTATGAAGCTGGCCAATTTGGTATCAGATTAGAAAATATTGTCATGGTAACAGAGGCAGAAACTACA TACAACTTTATGAACAGTACCTTTCTGACATTTGAAACAGTTACTCTGGTACCCTATGAACCAAACTTGATTGACTATGATTTGTTGAGTCCAGAACAG ATTCAATGGATAAATACATACCATTCGAcagtacagaaaaaaatagGTCCTTTGGTCAGCAGTGATCCAGTTGCATCAGAATGGTTGAGTTCTCGAACACAGATAGTAATGGGACGTACAAACATGGGAGATAATCTTCATACAAACTTAGCCTTCCTCGTATTGTGTGCTATACTGACaacaatattgtaa
- the LOC134687607 gene encoding xaa-Pro aminopeptidase 1-like isoform X7: MHHLNIIIGISIAISFAEAVPVLDHSHHRYKRNNGLKTQSPDDRDSCKPGVASPVTRVNTTERLKALRDLFTGNGIDGYIIPSGDAHQSEYPSDYDLRRGYISGFSGSAGTAIVLKTKAALWTDGRYYLAAEDELDCNWILMRAGESDTPTMTQWLIDNLGATNGTVGASPFFTSSSSWLSMESTLKEGTVNMKQVTNDLIDQIWTTGRPSEPNSTINALPMEYAGRSWQDKITDMHTAMAEQNVDTLIVTGLDETAWLFNLRAKDIAFNPFFISYAIVDRKNSKTRLFLNHKNRKLTENSTDDATKQKLHIHLNTGNTGDCNGMSGTCVEVVDYSTMLTEVQNINTDSSISQVWVAFQCNYALYSALSSKKVHQANTPAALIKTRKNAVEQQGMRNSHIRDAVALITFIANLEKTMKDGTKEWTEVSAALDLKEHRLDGTTDVTRTFHFGTPTDYQKECYTRVLMGQVDLARILFPNTLYGREIDAIARRPLWDVGLEYRHGTGHGIGSYLSVHEGPGRISLSHASFASDEKLDEFMFFSDEPGYYEAGQFGIRLENIVMVTEAETTYNFMNSTFLTFETVTLVPYEPNLIDYDLLSPEQIQWINTYHSTVQKKIGPLVSSDPVASEWLSSRTQIVMGRTNMGDNLHTNLAFLVLCAILTTIL, encoded by the exons ATGCATCACCTAAATATTATAATTGGAATATCTATAGCAATCAGTTTTGCAG AGGCTGTTCCTGTTTTAGACCATTCTCATCACCGATACAAAAGAAACAATGGATTGAAAACTCAATCTCCTGATGACCGGGACAGTTGTAAGCCAGGTGTA GCTTCTCCTGTAACTAGAGTGAACACCACAGAAAGATTGAAAGCATTAAGAGACTTGTTTACTGGTAATGGAATTGATGGCTATATTATACCCTCAGGAGATGCTCATCAG AGTGAATATCCCTCAGATTATGATCTTAGAAGAGGATACATCTCTGGGTTCAGTGGCTCAGCAG gaacTGCTATTGTCCTGAAGACGAAAGCAGCTCTATGGACAGATGGGAGATATTATCTAGCTGCTGAAGATGAACTGGACTGTAACTGGATACTAATGAGAGCAg GTGAAAGTGATACACCAACTATGACACAGTGGTTAATAGATAACCTTGGTGCCACAAATGGCACTGTTGGTGCTAGTCCTTTCTTTACAAGCAGTA GTTCCTGGTTGTCAATGGAGAGTACTTTAAAGGAAGGGACAGTTAATATGAAACAAGTTACAAATGATTTAATTGACCAGATTTGGACAACCGGCCGACCTTCTGAACCCAACAGTACAATAAATGCCTTACCTATGGAATATGCAG gACGTTCATGGCAAGATAAAATAACTGACATGCATACAGCTATGGCTGAACAGAATGTAGACACCTTGATTGTAACAGGACTTGATGAAACAGCAT ggtTGTTTAACTTAAGAGCTAAGGACATTGCCTTTAATCCTTTCTTCATATCATATGCTATTGTTGATagaaaaaacagtaaaacaag GCTTTTCTTGAATCATAAGAACAGAAAGTTAACAGAAAATTCAACAGATGATGCCACGAAGCAGAAACTTCATATACATCTTAATACAGGGAATACTGGTGATTGTAATGGTATGAGTGGAACCTGTGTAGAG GTAGTTGATTATAGCACAATGCTAACAGAAGTACAGAATATAAATACAGATTCTAGTATCAGTCAAGTTTGGGTGGCATTCCAATGTAATTATGCTCTATATTCAGCTCTTAGTTCAAAG aaagttCATCAAGCTAACACTCCAGCTGCCTTGATAAAGACCAGAAAGAATGCAGTAGAACAACAAGGAATGAGAAATTCACAT attagaGATGCAGTTGCACTGATTACCTTCATAgcaaatttagagaaaact ATGAAAGATGGTACAAAGGAATGGACAGAGGTATCAGCAGCATTAGACCTCAAAGAGCATAGATT GGATGGAACAACAGATGTGACAAGAACATTCCATTTTGGTACTCCTACAGACTACCAGAAA GAGTGTTACACTAGAGTATTGATGGGACAAGTTGATTTAGCTCGCATTTTATTTCCTAACACTTTATATG gaCGTGAAATTGATGCAATAGCCAGAAGACCATTATGGGATGTAGGTTTAGAATACAGACATGGCACAGGGCATGGTATAGGGTCATATCTCAGTGTACATGAAG gTCCAGGAAGAATTTCCCTATCTCATGCCAGTTTTGCTAGTGATGAGAAGCTGGATGAGTTTATGTTTTTCTCTGATG agCCTGGTTATTATGAAGCTGGCCAATTTGGTATCAGATTAGAAAATATTGTCATGGTAACAGAGGCAGAAACTACA TACAACTTTATGAACAGTACCTTTCTGACATTTGAAACAGTTACTCTGGTACCCTATGAACCAAACTTGATTGACTATGATTTGTTGAGTCCAGAACAG ATTCAATGGATAAATACATACCATTCGAcagtacagaaaaaaatagGTCCTTTGGTCAGCAGTGATCCAGTTGCATCAGAATGGTTGAGTTCTCGAACACAGATAGTAATGGGACGTACAAACATGGGAGATAATCTTCATACAAACTTAGCCTTCCTCGTATTGTGTGCTATACTGACaacaatattgtaa